A region of the Actinomycetota bacterium genome:
ACCGACACATCACGGGTGAGCGAGAAGCGCTGGAACGCCTGACCAGACAGGAACTGCACGGCGAGCAGCGCGGCGACGACCAGAGCAACGATCGGCAGTCCCCGCGTCAGGTACCCCTCACGGACGTCCGCGGCGCGACGGCTGGCTGGCGTGACCCCGTACCACCGGAAAACCAGGGCCGCGCTCAACGTGATCCCGACCAACTGCAGGGCGACCACGAACACCGCACTGGCCAGCAGGTCGGTGCGGCCGAGGACCGCTGCCATGCCGATGCCGCCCGCCGGGGGCGCCAGCGACGCAGCGACGAGCATGCCGACGGCGGCGCCCGACACCAGGGAGCTGTGCTCCGACTGCACCAGGTAGGTGGCGCCCGCCACCCCGGCGGCGAGCGGCAGCAGCACCGCCACGTTCGACACCGTCAGCACGTCCGTCGCGAGGTCGGTGATCCGCTCTTGCTGGGTGACCGCCGTGAGCACGCCGGATGCCACGGCGGTCGCAGCGATGCCCGCTGCGTACCGGGTGACCGCATGGCGGAGCAGCGTCGGGTGCCCGCTCGCGAGGGCCAGCGCGGTGTTCATCGCCGGACCGGCGAAGGGCGCCAGCAACATCGCGGCGGTCAGTAGGTAGACGACCTCGGTGTACAGGCCAGTCCAGACCACGATCCCCGCCGTGATCGCGAAGCTCAGGAAGCCGCGCCACGACCCGGCACTCTCCTGTCCGGCGAGCACGATCTCGATCGCGCTCCGCGGTGTGACGTCGAGCAGCACCTCCGATGGCTGGTCCGCCGGCGGCTCGAGCGCGAAGACGGACGTCGACGGGATCGTCGCCTCGAGCGGCCCGGTTCGCTCGGCGAGGCCGATCAGCTCCTCGACGACGACGTTGGGCACGGTCGCGGCGACCACCTCGACCTCGTCGCCGTCGGCGTCGTGCGCCAGCATCCGGCTGATCGCCACCGCGCCGCGTTCGGCGGCGGCGCGGGCAAGCTCGCCACCTCGACCCGGCGGCACGTGCAGGGACACCTCACGCATGTCGGCTCCCGTTCGGTCCGACCCTGATGGCAGCCCAGCGCGGGGCGCGCCGCTGTTACAGGTACTGGCCGGGCGCTCCCCCGGCCGGCGCATCAGCCCGACCTGGTCCCAGGGCCGGCTGCTGCCGGATGCGAGCGAGCTGTTGCTGCGCCCCCGCCAGTTGCTGGCTCGCGATGGACGCCTGGACACCCTGGAACAGGCCATCGAGCCAACCCACGAGCTGGGCGTGGATGACCCGCAGCTCGGAGGGCGTCGGTGGATCCTCGGCCGCCAGGCGGTGGATCACCATGTGGGACAGCTCGTCGCGGAGGTCGTCGGACAGCACGTCGCGCAGACCCTCCAGCGAGCGGTTGTAGATGTCGACGACGCGACGCCGGCTGGCCTCGTCGAGCTCGACATCGCGCAGTTCGACGAGCAACCGCTGGATCATCGTGGCGATCCGGATCAGCTTGGCGGGGTGCGCGATGTGCTCGTCGGGGCGGCGCTGGCCGTCCTCGCCGTCGAAGCGGACGACGACGAGGTCGCTGTCGTCACCCTCATGCTCGTCGACCGCCCGCGCGACGCGTTCGAGCTCGCTGCCTTCGCCCACGACCTGTTCCCTTCTGCGGGCCGTACAGGCAACGGCGCGCGGGCGATGCCGTCAACTTCCGAGTCAGATGGGAGGCCACCCATCGTCGGACGACCAACCCTTGAGGATGTCGGGTGGGTCCTCGTCGAACTGGCGGAGGTGGGCCGCCAGGTGCTCGTAGACGCCGGCGACCTCATCGGCGGGAAGATCGACGCGGTAGTCCTGCGGCTGGAAGCGGGTCGCCGCCAGGATGTTCATGGCGCTGCGGACCCCTTCGAGCACGACCCGGATCTGCCCGTCGATCACACGGTGGTGAGGCAGCTTGTAGGCCTGCTTCGTCTGCGGTGGGTCCTCGTTGTCCGACGTGTCGGACCAGGCGTGCGCCGCAGCCATCGATCCCCAGCCGCCCTCGTCGAGGAGTTCGTTGGTGTAGTCGGTCGCGTTGGACGACCAGTCCCACTCCAGGTCGCGGTCGGCCCTGGGAGTCTCGTGGGGCGGAGGTGCGGTCATCGCTCGGTGTCCTGTTGTCCGCACCGGTCGGCTGTCGGCGCTCCCAGCCCACCACGTCGCGGCGTCACGAGACGAAGCGGATCGTCAACGGGTACCGGTAGTCCTCGCCGTTGGTGGCGCGGACAGCGGCGACGACCGTCAACACCAGCCAGGCGATCCCAAGCACGATCAGGAGCGGGATCCCGATCAAGGCGAACGCGAGGACGACCCCGATCGCGAGGTAGATCAGGACGGAGATGTTGAAGTTGAGCGCCTCCCTGGCGTGCGCCCGGATGAACGGATGATCGTCCCGCTTGATCAGCCACACCACCAGCGGCCCGAGCAGCGCCAGCGCCACCCAGGCGCCGAGGAAGGCGCTGAGGTGCGCGGCCATCGCCCAGTTGCGGACCTCGCTGGACAGGCCCGACGGGTGCCCGGCCGGGTTCGAGCCGGCAGACGGCGACCCTTCCGACGGCAGTTGCGCCCCGCACGCGTGACAGTGCGCCCCGTCGGGCGCGGCCGCGGGCGTGCCACAGGCAGGGCAGGTGCGCTCCACGGCTGCCAGCGTAGTTGCCACCCCGCCCACCAACACCACACCGCAACCACAACGCAACCACACCCGTACGACACCGCGGCCGGTGGGTCGCTCCGCGCCCCTGCCCCCCGTAGGCTCGCCGCGATGTTCCGCCACGCCGCCCTCGCCGCCGTGTGCGCCGCTGTCGTGGCGTGCTCGCCGGCTTCCACCGACAGCGCCGGCCCACCCTCGCCACTCGCGGCAGACACGGCCTCGCCCGCGGCTTCGGGATCCGCGGAACCGTCGCCGAGCCCGACCCCCACCGGCCCGACCCCGCCATCGGACGTCTCGCCGTTCACCGACCCGAACGAGCTCGCCGAGGCCCTAGCCACGGCCGAAACCACTCTGGCGTCGCCCGAGACGTCCGACGAGGCGGTTCGGGCGTGGGCGTGGCTCCAGCAGCAGGCGTACCGCGACCTGGTCGTCAACCTCGACTGGCGGCCGACCGCCAAGGCGGCACTTCCGCCCGAGTTCCACACCGCGTTCGACCTGAACATCCACGCCGGCACCCAGCTGCGCAAGCTCACCAAGCCCCGCGAGGCACTCCCCGACTGGCGGATCATCCCCGCTCCACCGGTCGACGAGCTGCGGGCTCACTACGACGCGGCGGCGGCGGAGTTCGGCGTCGACTGGTCCTACCTGGCCGCGATCCACTTCGTCGAGTCACGCATGGGCCGTATCCGTGGGACGAGCACCGCCGGAGCCCGCGGTCCGATGCAGTTCATGCCCGCAACGTGGGAAGCGTACGGGGAGGGCGACATCGACGATCCCCGCGACGCCATCCGCGCCGCAGCGCGGTACCTGGTGGCACACGGTGCTCCCGGGAACATGCGCCGAGCCCTGTACGCCTACAACCACAGCCAGCTGTACGTCGACGCGATCGAGGACCACGCCCGTGTGATGCGCGAGTACCCGCACTACTACCGCACCTACTACAACTGGCGGGTGTACTACATCACCGTCAACGGAGACATCCTCCTCGAGGAGGGCTACGGGGTCCCCAGCTGAGGTCCAGGTCGACGTTGCGGACCGCAGGTGTCCTCAGCCGGCCGCGGCGACCGCGATCACCCGCTCGACCGGCTCCATATCGTAGGGCGGGGGGAGGCTGACGATCACGTGCCGGGCGCCGGCGTCGATGAAGGCCTCCACGTCGT
Encoded here:
- a CDS encoding DUF389 domain-containing protein, producing MREVSLHVPPGRGGELARAAAERGAVAISRMLAHDADGDEVEVVAATVPNVVVEELIGLAERTGPLEATIPSTSVFALEPPADQPSEVLLDVTPRSAIEIVLAGQESAGSWRGFLSFAITAGIVVWTGLYTEVVYLLTAAMLLAPFAGPAMNTALALASGHPTLLRHAVTRYAAGIAATAVASGVLTAVTQQERITDLATDVLTVSNVAVLLPLAAGVAGATYLVQSEHSSLVSGAAVGMLVAASLAPPAGGIGMAAVLGRTDLLASAVFVVALQLVGITLSAALVFRWYGVTPASRRAADVREGYLTRGLPIVALVVAALLAVQFLSGQAFQRFSLTRDVSVTVESLFEGRRDVDLVRVDTTVPTQRIADGQRLLIDVDLESAATDRPTDQLEQAYAELIRTHVERRFADTVPLVDVTVHAPPGAG
- a CDS encoding bacterial proteasome activator family protein is translated as MGEGSELERVARAVDEHEGDDSDLVVVRFDGEDGQRRPDEHIAHPAKLIRIATMIQRLLVELRDVELDEASRRRVVDIYNRSLEGLRDVLSDDLRDELSHMVIHRLAAEDPPTPSELRVIHAQLVGWLDGLFQGVQASIASQQLAGAQQQLARIRQQPALGPGRADAPAGGAPGQYL
- a CDS encoding DUF4870 domain-containing protein, giving the protein MERTCPACGTPAAAPDGAHCHACGAQLPSEGSPSAGSNPAGHPSGLSSEVRNWAMAAHLSAFLGAWVALALLGPLVVWLIKRDDHPFIRAHAREALNFNISVLIYLAIGVVLAFALIGIPLLIVLGIAWLVLTVVAAVRATNGEDYRYPLTIRFVS
- a CDS encoding transglycosylase SLT domain-containing protein; amino-acid sequence: MFRHAALAAVCAAVVACSPASTDSAGPPSPLAADTASPAASGSAEPSPSPTPTGPTPPSDVSPFTDPNELAEALATAETTLASPETSDEAVRAWAWLQQQAYRDLVVNLDWRPTAKAALPPEFHTAFDLNIHAGTQLRKLTKPREALPDWRIIPAPPVDELRAHYDAAAAEFGVDWSYLAAIHFVESRMGRIRGTSTAGARGPMQFMPATWEAYGEGDIDDPRDAIRAAARYLVAHGAPGNMRRALYAYNHSQLYVDAIEDHARVMREYPHYYRTYYNWRVYYITVNGDILLEEGYGVPS